The following are encoded in a window of Cucurbita pepo subsp. pepo cultivar mu-cu-16 chromosome LG12, ASM280686v2, whole genome shotgun sequence genomic DNA:
- the LOC111807605 gene encoding AT-hook motif nuclear-localized protein 23-like, with protein sequence MATLNLGSASHFVDQLQQRPDLHLDSPPSSDHVTNLNHFNGSGGSGGSGDAMVRRPRGRPAGSKNKPKPPVIITRESANTLRAHILEIGSGYDVFEAVAGYARRRQRGICVLSGSGIVNNVSLRQPAAAGSVLTLQGRFEILSLSGSFLPPPAPPGATSLTIFLAGGQGQVVGGNVVGALIASGPVIVIASSFSNVAYERLPLDEEELSMPAAGGDGDGGEGGGGDGHDNPFPDGSSGLPFLNLPMNMPNQNQFFG encoded by the exons aTGGCTACTTTAAACTTAGGCTCAGCTTCTCACTTTGTTGACCAGCTTCAACAACGCCCTGATCTCCACCTAGATTCGCCGCCCAGCTCCGATCATGTCACTAATCTCAACCACTTCAACGGCAGTGGCGGCTCCGGTGGTAGCGGAGATGCTATGGTTCGTCGACCGAGGGGTCGCCCAGCCGGGTCCAAGAACAAGCCAAAGCCACCCGTGATCATCACGCGCGAGAGCGCTAATACCCTCCGAGCTCATATCTTGGAAATCGGTAGCGGATATGATGTGTTCGAGGCTGTGGCTGGCTATGCGCGACGGCGACAACGAGGGATCTGTGTGTTGAGTGGAAGTGGGATAGTGAATAATGTTAGCTTACGACAACCGGCTGCGGCTGGATCCGTGTTGACGTTGCAAGGGAGGTTTGAGATTTTGTCCCTGTCGGGATCGTTCTTACCACCACCTGCTCCACCAGGTGCTACTAGTCTTACGATTTTCTTGGCCGGAGGTCAAGGACAA GTGGTCGGAGGGAATGTCGTGGGAGCTTTGATTGCGTCGGGGCCTGTCATCGTTATAGCATCGTCGTTCAGTAACGTTGCATACGAGAGGCTACCGTTGGATGAAGAAGAATTGTCGATGCCTGCAGCTGGTGGGGACGGAGATGGAGGCGAGGGCGGGGGCGGTGATGGCCACGACAACCCTTTTCCCGACGGATCTTCGGGTTTGCCCTTTCTAAATCTGCCTATGAATATGCCAAATCAGAATCAATTTTTTGGTTGA